The following proteins are co-located in the Macaca thibetana thibetana isolate TM-01 chromosome 6, ASM2454274v1, whole genome shotgun sequence genome:
- the C6H5orf24 gene encoding UPF0461 protein C5orf24 homolog isoform X2 has product MMHPVASSNPAFCGPGKPSCLNEDAMRAADQFDIYSSQQSKYSHTVNHKPMVCQRQDPLNETHLQTTSGRSIEIKDELKKKKNLNRSGKRGRPSGTTKSAGYRTSTGRPLGTTKAAGFKTSPGRPLGTTKAAGYKVSPGRPPGKKQQAFRCSSDA; this is encoded by the exons atgATGCATCCTGTTGCCAGCAGTAATCCAGCTTTCTGTGGGCCTGGCAAGCCTTCCTGCCTCAATGAAGATGCCATGAGAGCTGCTGATCAGTTTGACATATATTCCTCCCAGCAAAGCAAATACAGCCACACAGTCAACCACAAACCAATGGTTTGTCAGAGGCAAGACCCATTAAATGAAACACACTTGCAGACTACAAGTGGCAGAAGCATAGAAATAAAAGACgaactaaagaaaaagaagaatctcAACCGATCTGGTAAGCGTGGCCGGCCTTCGGGAACCACCAAATCAGCAGGATACCGGACCAGCACAGGCAGACCCCTGGGAACCACCAAAGCAGCTGGATTTAAGACAAGTCCAGGCAGACCTTTGGGGACAACTAAAGCTGCGGGATACAAAGTCAGCCCAGGGAGACCTCCAG GAAAAAAGCAGCAAGCCTTCAGGTGTTCCAGTGATGCCTGA
- the C6H5orf24 gene encoding UPF0461 protein C5orf24 homolog isoform X1, giving the protein MMHPVASSNPAFCGPGKPSCLNEDAMRAADQFDIYSSQQSKYSHTVNHKPMVCQRQDPLNETHLQTTSGRSIEIKDELKKKKNLNRSGKRGRPSGTTKSAGYRTSTGRPLGTTKAAGFKTSPGRPLGTTKAAGYKVSPGRPPGSIKALSRLADLGYGCGTAAFPYPMMHGRAVHGVEETSSEVKPPNE; this is encoded by the coding sequence atgATGCATCCTGTTGCCAGCAGTAATCCAGCTTTCTGTGGGCCTGGCAAGCCTTCCTGCCTCAATGAAGATGCCATGAGAGCTGCTGATCAGTTTGACATATATTCCTCCCAGCAAAGCAAATACAGCCACACAGTCAACCACAAACCAATGGTTTGTCAGAGGCAAGACCCATTAAATGAAACACACTTGCAGACTACAAGTGGCAGAAGCATAGAAATAAAAGACgaactaaagaaaaagaagaatctcAACCGATCTGGTAAGCGTGGCCGGCCTTCGGGAACCACCAAATCAGCAGGATACCGGACCAGCACAGGCAGACCCCTGGGAACCACCAAAGCAGCTGGATTTAAGACAAGTCCAGGCAGACCTTTGGGGACAACTAAAGCTGCGGGATACAAAGTCAGCCCAGGGAGACCTCCAGGTAGCATTAAAGCTCTATCCCGTCTTGCCGATCTTGGTTATGGCTGTGGCACTGCTGCTTTTCCTTACCCTATGATGCATGGCAGAGCAGTTCACGGGGTAGAGGAAACTAGCAGTGAAGTCAAACCACCCAATGAGTGA